AATATGCTCTGCGATCGTTTTCAGGAAGTCTCGGTCATCACGAACCAGGCGATAGCCTTTGCGATACTGCTCCTTCGCCTGATCAACCTCGCCTTGACGATACAGCGGCAATAGCACCTGCGAGAGCGTCACATGCGGTACTTCTGCACATCTCATCCGTCCCGATAAAATCGGTTTTGCCACGGCAAGCGCCTGCTCGTCTTCTCCGGTCAAGTAATAGAACCGCACCATCTGGCTCTGCTCACAGGCTTCACAATCGCTCATACTGTCTGGCTCAATCACGCGGAACATATCCAGATACCGCCGTGCTTCATCCAGTTCCCCCATGTCCATCGCGATGCGGAACTTATAATAGTAATATGGACGCTCATTATACCCGTATTCGGCATAACGTCTGCGCATATCCTCCACCAAATCTTCGATTTGAGTCTTCGATATATTGGAAAAGCTGCACACCTTCCCGAGTATCCATTTGTAGTTCCACAACAGCTCAACGGGGTCGTACTCCTCTGGATTTTGGTCAAATTGACCCAGCTGCCATGAAAAAGCAATCAGTGATTTCAATGGATATCCGTTAAAAATAGCACAGTCTACAATCTCTCCCCGAATTTCATAAGCGAGCTCCTTCAAACCTGAAGTATCCGCCAAGCGAACAGCCTCTTCCAGAATCGCCAGCTTCGCCGCCCCTCCGGGCATATCCTGCGCCTGCTCCATCAATTCATATATCGTCTCTTCCATTTGAATCCTCCTCTAATTACGCAATTACGTATTCTGTCCGTTCCCTAATCCCCAATTGATAAAATGCAGCACACTCCGGTTCATCAGCTCCAGCTCACTGCGGTTCATCGGATAGTGACCCATCATAAGTGCATTCACATACATCATTTCTGTGGCAGCTGTAATCATCTGTGTATCAGTAGCTTCAAAAATTCGCGCCACTACCGGGTTGTTGAAATTAAAATACAAGGTCGAGTAGCCCGCGTTCTGCTGGACTCCCGCTTTTAGACTATCTAGCACATTGGAAAAAAGTGAAGTTGTCTCTTCAACTGTGTGTTCCATGGAGCGCAAGGTTAGTGCATCCTGTGAAATGGTGTAAAGCACAGGCAAGCTCGCAGGCTCAAAACGCTTCAACTCAGCACGGCAACGCATTGGCTGCAATGCAGCATCCATCACACGCAGCACACCGTAATACTTTGTGTGCTCTTCCTGCGTCAGTCCGGTAAATGATAAAGATACATCCTCAGGGCTGAGTCGCTCTGTTTGCAGGGTAGCGTCGATCCAGTGCAGCTTATCCAAAATTTCTGCATCATAGATATATCCGCCATTGATCACCAGCATCGATTGCGCTGCCGCCACATGCGTAATCTGGCGATACTCATCCACGGTCGCCGTGTAATGGAGCGGACGTCCGCCCGCCTCTCGGATCAGTTCACTCAGCTCGCGCCGCCCAAATGTACTTTCGAAGGAAAACCAGCGATGCATAATCCGCAGAAACTCATCATCCTCAACCGCGAGCGCCTTCATGGACAGCTCATGCAAACGAATCCAGTGCTGCAAGCGGTCTGGCTCATATTCCGCCATGCGTAGCAGTTCTTCGCGAATACAGGTCCCCAATTCAGAACGAACCGCATCAAGCTGCTCATTTTCATAAAAATATTCACGTGATGCCGTTGGTTGCAATTCATCTGTCCAAATCAGGCTTTTAATGAAAAATGCCCATTCTGGCAATACATTTTCCGCTTTGTCAGACACGAGCATATGCTTCAGGTACACCCGATGCTGCCGCTTGCTGTTCAGATTAACACTGCGAGGCAAAATGAATGCAATCCCGCCTGTTCTACCCGATGCTGTCCGTAGCGGTATAAAATCACTGAAGCGCTCACCCATCAGACGATAGCCTAAATCCAGCACCTCACCGCGGCGGCTTCGTAATTGTTCCGGGTCTTGCATCCAGCTTGTCGATGGAAGATTGACCTGCTTGGTCTCCCCGTCTACAGACAGCAGGACAGGATAGGGAAGCAAGGCTCCATAATAAAATAAAGAATCTTTCACCTGAGCTGGCTCATAATAAAACTCGCTCCCTGGCTTGCAGCGCAAATAAATTTGCGTCCCTGTAGGCAGCTCAGTCTCTAATCGACGAATTGTATATGTCCCATCCGGCTTCCCTTTCCATTCCATAGAGACGCCTTCCTTCACCGAACGGGTCAGTACTACAATCTCATCACTCACCATAAAACAAGACAGTAAACCAATCCCAAAACGCCCGATAAATGAAGTCTCCGAGGTCAGCAAGTCAGCTCCCTTCTTGGAAGACTGCCCGATGATCGACAGAAACCGGTGAATGTCTTCTTCCGACAATCCAATCCCATTATCCTGAATCATCAATACCT
This window of the Paenibacillus polymyxa genome carries:
- a CDS encoding HSP90 family protein, producing the protein MSQTDEYRFQVNLGGMIDILANHLYSSPRVFIREILQNATDAITARKELGKAAAESKPMKEDNTLGDTAFESNDYEGKVIVELSGAGDQQVLMIQDNGIGLSEEDIHRFLSIIGQSSKKGADLLTSETSFIGRFGIGLLSCFMVSDEIVVLTRSVKEGVSMEWKGKPDGTYTIRRLETELPTGTQIYLRCKPGSEFYYEPAQVKDSLFYYGALLPYPVLLSVDGETKQVNLPSTSWMQDPEQLRSRRGEVLDLGYRLMGERFSDFIPLRTASGRTGGIAFILPRSVNLNSKRQHRVYLKHMLVSDKAENVLPEWAFFIKSLIWTDELQPTASREYFYENEQLDAVRSELGTCIREELLRMAEYEPDRLQHWIRLHELSMKALAVEDDEFLRIMHRWFSFESTFGRRELSELIREAGGRPLHYTATVDEYRQITHVAAAQSMLVINGGYIYDAEILDKLHWIDATLQTERLSPEDVSLSFTGLTQEEHTKYYGVLRVMDAALQPMRCRAELKRFEPASLPVLYTISQDALTLRSMEHTVEETTSLFSNVLDSLKAGVQQNAGYSTLYFNFNNPVVARIFEATDTQMITAATEMMYVNALMMGHYPMNRSELELMNRSVLHFINWGLGNGQNT